A part of Vulpes lagopus strain Blue_001 chromosome 4, ASM1834538v1, whole genome shotgun sequence genomic DNA contains:
- the TRIML1 gene encoding probable E3 ubiquitin-protein ligase TRIML1, producing the protein MSTSDLMENLREELTCFICLDYFTSPVTTECGHSFCLLCLLRSWEEHNTPLSCPECWRTLESPHFQPNERLGRLAGIGKQLRSQVLQSEGELDASGRMLAGTKVSSDDEQGVNAFSSQCHGINRLHPSSEAEERHKEKLKEILNLLHKKRKETQVILTHEKERVILCKEETKACKQVVVSEYAKMHQFLKEEEQLQLQLLEKEERENMKKLRDNEIKLTQQIRSLSKMIEQIESTCQSSITESFEDMKGTLERSEPLLLQCPEATTTGLTLCRITGMREMLKKFSTDITLDPATANAYLVLSEDLKSVRHGGIRQHLPDNPERFDQSATVLGAQIFTCGRHYWEVEVGNKTEWEVGICKDSVSRKGNLPKPPGDLYSLIGLKIGDDYSLWVSSPLKGQHVREPVHKVGVFLDYESGHIAFYNVTDESLIYSFPPTSFQEALRPIFSPCLPNEGTNTGPLIICSPNSYI; encoded by the exons ATGTCTACATCAGATTTGATggagaatctcagggaagaaCTGACCTGTTTCATCTGCTTGGACTATTTCACCAGCCCTGTGACCACTGAGTGTGGGCACAGCTTTTGTCTCCTGTGTCTCCTGAGGAGCTGGGAGGAGCATAACACTCCTTTGTCTTGTCCCGAGTGCTGGAGGACCTTGGAGAGCCCACACTTCCAGCCCAATGAGCGTTTGGGGAGGTTGGCTGGCATCGGCAAGCAGCTCCGATCCCAGGTGCTGCAGAGTGAGGGTGAACTAGACGCCTCTGGGAGAATGCTGGCAGGCACTAAGGTGTCCTCTGATGATGAGCAGGGTGTAAACGCTTTCTCAAGTCAATGTCATGGAATAAACAGATTGCATCCCTCGAGTGAGGCTGAGGAGCGTCACAAA GAGAAACTCAAGGAAATCCTAAATCTTTtgcataaaaagagaaaggaaactcaGGTTATATTAACCCATGAGAAGGAGAGAGTAATACTGTGCAAG GAAGAGACGAAGGCCTGTAAACAGGTTGTTGTGTCAGAATATGCAAAAATGCACCAGTTtttgaaggaggaggagcagctgcAGCTCCAGttactggaaaaggaagaaagagagaacatgaagaAACTAAGGGACAATGAGATCAAGCTGACCCAACAAATAAGAAGCCTGAGCAAAATGATTGAACAGATAGAGTCTACGTGTCAGAGCTCCATTACAGAATCTTTTGAG GATATGAAAGGAACACTGGAAAG GAGTGAGCCACTCTTGCTTCAGTGTCCAGAGGCCACCACCACGGGACTGACTCTGTGTCGCATCACTGGAATGAGGGAGATGCTAAAAAAATTCAGCA CGGACATAACCCTGGACCCAGCTACAGCCAATGCCTACCTTGTCTTGTCTGAGGATCTGAAGAGTGTGAGACATGGAGGAATCCGACAGCACTTACCTGACAATCCAGAACGATTTGACCAGTCTGCAACTGTGCTGGGTGCTCAGATCTTCACCTGTGGGAGACACTactgggaggtggaggtgggcaACAAGACGGAGTGGGAAGTTGGCATCTGCAAGGACTCAGTGAGCAGAAAGGGCAATCTCCCAAAGCCACCAGGGGACCTCTACTCACTTATAGGCTTAAAAATTGGAGATGATTATAGTCTTTGGGTCTCATCACCTTTAAAAGGTCAACATGTCAGAGAGCCTGTGCATAAGGTTGGTGTTTTCTTAGACTATGAGTCTGGACATATAGCGTTCTACAATGTGACAGATGAGTCCCTCATCTACAGTTTCCCTCCCACCTCTTTCCAAGAGGCTCTCAGGCCTATCTTCTCCCCTTGCCTCCCAAATGAAGGGACGAACACAGGCCCTCTTATCATCTGTTCACCGAATAGTTATATTTGA